A stretch of the Enoplosus armatus isolate fEnoArm2 chromosome 13, fEnoArm2.hap1, whole genome shotgun sequence genome encodes the following:
- the LOC139294773 gene encoding hexokinase-4-like → MSSTEANGAQISKKARMSGDASTLHLDGIPPDTLSKVQEYLEGFRLSLEKLQVVSARLRKDLVRGLEKHTHHKAPVKMLPTFVRATPDGTEKGDFLALDLGGTNFRVLHVRVVEEQQKVLKMDSQICAIPQEMMLGTGEQLFDHIAACLSDFLISQDLKGQTLPLGFTFSFPCEQKEIDKSILIRWTKGFNCSGVEGKDVVKLLKEAIHRRGDFDIGPVAMVNDTVGTMMSCGYRDQSCEIGMIIGTGTNACYMEEMKNVKRAEGEDGRMCINTEWGGFGDDGSLKDIQTEFDVVVDKTSINPGVHTFEKMISGMYLGEIVRLLLVRLTEDKLLFNGRSSEELRTPGRFETKFISEIEEQDGGLEKAHDILTRLGLKCDPVDTHVVLLVCDTVSSRSARLCAAALATLTNRIRVNRGLDHLKTTVGVDGTVYRKHPNFSEELQATVRLLAPKCNITFLVSEDGSGKGAAMVTAVAQRLALQSRLLEDSDGEGDDEEEEEDEYE, encoded by the exons ATGAGCAGCACAGAAGCAAACGGCGCACAGATTTCAAAGAAGGCCAGAATGAGCGGAGACGCCTCGACGCTGCACCTGGACGGCATCCCTCCAGACACGCTCAGTAAG gtgcagGAGTACCTGGAGGGTTTCCGTCTGTCTCTGGAGAAGCTGCAGGTTGTTTCTGCTCGGCTGAGGAAGGACCTGGTTCGAGGTTTGGAGAAACACACTCATCACAAGGCGCCCGTCAAGATGCTGCCCACCTTCGTCAGGGCCACACCGGACGGGACGG AGAAAGGCGACTTCCTGGCGTTGGATCTCGGTGGAACAAACTTCCGGGTTCTTCACGTCCGTgtggtggaggagcagcagaaagTGCTGAAGATGGACAGTCAGATCTGCGCCATCCCGCAGGAAATGATGCTGGGAACTGGAGAGCAG ctgTTCGACCACATCGCGGCCTGCCTCAGCGACTTCCTCATCTCTCAGGATCTGAAGGGACAAACTCTTCCTCTGGGTTTCACCTTCTCCTTCCCCTGCGAACAGAAAGAAATTGACaag agCATCCTGATCCGCTGGACCAAAGGCTTCAACTGCTCCGGAGTGGAGGGAAAAGACGTGGTGAAGTTACTGAAAGAGGCCATTCACAGGAGAGGG gactTTGATATAGGCCCCGTTGCCATGGTGAACGACACGGTGGGCACGATGATGAGCTGCGGCTACAGGGACCAGAGCTGTGAGATCGGCATGATCATCG GGACGGGAACCAACGCCTGCTAcatggaggagatgaagaacGTGAAGCGTGCGGAGGGCGAGGACGGACGCATGTGCATCAACACGGAGTGGGGCGGCTTCGGAGACGACGGCTCCCTGAAAGACATCCAGACGGAGTTTGACGTGGTGGTGGACAAGACGTCCATCAACCCCGGCGTCCACAC cttTGAGAAGATGATCAGCGGCATGTATCTGGGAGAAATCGTccggctgctgctggtgaggcTGACTGAGGACAAGCTGCTGTTTAATGGCCGGAGCTCAGAGGAGCTGAGGACTCCGGGCAGATTTGAGACCAAATTCATCTCTGAGATTGAGGA GCAGGACGGCGGTCTGGAGAAAGCCCACGATATTCTGACCCGGTTGGGTTTGAAGTGTGACCCGGTGGACACTCACGTGGTGCTTCTGGTCTGCGACACCGTCTCCTCGCGCTCTGCCCGTCTCTGCGCTGCTGCCCTGGCAACCCTCACCAACCGTATCCGTGTCAACCGGGGGCTGGACCATCTGAAGACCACCGTGGGGGTGGACGGGACGGTCTACAGAAAACACCCCAA TTTCAGCGAGGAGCTCCAGGCAACAGTGCGCCTCCTCGCTCCCAAGTGCAACATCACCTTCCTGGTCTCGGAGGATGGCAGCGGGAAGGGCGCTGCCATGGTAACCGCTGTGGCGCAGCGGCTGGCTCTCCAGTCCCGACTGTTAGAGGACAGCGACGGTGAGGGCgacgatgaagaggaggaggaagatgaataCGAGTAG